From the genome of Leishmania major strain Friedlin complete genome, chromosome 35:
CATGCGCTTGTTCGGCGTGTGGTAACCGATTGTGAGCTCCGTCTTGCCCTTCGTGATGACGCACACGTCCACCTGGGTACCGCTGTAGGGATCATTAAAGATGCCCTTGTGGATAGCCGACGTCACCAGCTCCTTGGCCTCCTCGCACGTCATGTTGTCCTTGTAGGCAGCCTCCAACTGAGCCATGGCGGCAATGCTACCGCTGCCCATCGTCACGAAGGGCAGACGATCGGTGCTGCCGTGTGGCGCGATGGTGGCTAAGAACGGGCCCTCCACATCCACGCCACCAAGCACAAGCGCTGCGCTGACGTGACCCTGGTAGCGGTACAAGTGGCGCTTCAGCAACGTCAGTGCCTCGAGCACGCGGGACTGCTTGCCCGTCTCGAGCCGGTGCAGGGCCAGGTGCGAGGACACCATATTCGTCACGGCCTCTGTGTCCGCCGACGTgccggcaccgcagcacatAATATTCGGAGCCATGTAGTGGATCTTGCGGCAGCACTTGTCCGCTACAATACTGCCCTCAGTGGCACGAGTGTCAGCTCCGAGCACAACGCCGTCCTTGTAAACGACACCGACGATAGTCGTACCGGTCTTCAGCGTTCGTGGCGCAGAGTAGCCCTCATTCTCCAGGTTGAGGTTACGCTGAACATTTTCAAAGTTGAACCCGGGCATAGTGCCAGCGAGATCCTTCCTTTTGTCTGTCTCTTCGCAGTACTGGCAAGTGCGCGGATAGCCGTTGGTATCTTTTGCCTTTCCTTTCTATGCTTGGAAGAGCGTGAGAgtagagggagggagggagaaagcGAGGGAGGGTGGGCCACCTCAAaaccaccgccaccaacgAGAAGAGCTCTGTATGCGGATGCGTCACCTCAAGGACACAGAAAGACGGAGGGAGATATgaacgagagggagggaaagagtGAGACACTTgagtgtgtgagagagaagtgGAGTGTACGcggcgaggggagagagatggggTAGGTTGAGGTGTCTGGACGTGTGAGGTAGAATAGATACTGAGTAAACAGTGCAGCAACAGGCCGAGAGCGTGAGAACCACAAGGCACATCACGCAAAAGATGAGGCGGCAAACGACGTGATGCGTCAGGTGCAGGAGAGAGTGGGAAAGAGTTGTGAGCATCATGTGCAGACTCAGAGCCCAGCTGTTTTCGTCCAGGCCAAAACAAGCTTGTAGGTAGCGGCGTGGTCGAAAGATGAACCCAGCGCAAGGCGTGCGATTCACGCGTAATGCGCGCTCACCAAGGACGGGCAGAGAAGCAGTTGCGCCCGTCGACGACCCTGCCATGGTAAGCTTTGATCAAACACGGTGAAGAAGCTGATTCGAAACCGGtgccttgctgctgctttgttGACTGGCTAGCAAGAGAAACAGGAACAGGGCTGCCTCCCCCCAACTCCCACTAACACCGCCAGCACCCTCTTGTATGTCTATTCGTTCGCGTTTTTCGTTCACTCTGTTGAAATACAGAGAGGGTAGAACTGTGATGCCGCCAACGAACCTGCACACATGCAGAtatacacagacacaaggTCGTGCTGGTACCATAGTGTCGGCAGCTcaaacatatatatataggcGAAAGGAATCCCCATACGCCTATGTGGTTACTGTGAGCACCACGAAACAAAGACACAaacgcgagagagagaggtgggcCGGGGGCTATTCTCAGATTGTTCTATACCTCCACTTACTCGCTTACCAACCCCCTCACATGTAGAAACCACCAACAACACACTCACAAAGACCCGGACACCAAACAGGAGAAGGCGGGGAACCGTGCACAGTATATTCGCGAAGCCGCCTAAGGCGACTTCTTCAAGTTTTTGAAGTCATACTTGTCAGACGGCTGCAGGTTCATCCAGTAGTCGTCACCCTTCTTATGGCGGCtatcctcctccacctcgctgAACTCCTCGGCCACTGGTTGCCCGTCTCCAAGAAACGCGGGCTCCGCACCAggcggcagctccgccgtcacAGACGAGTTCGGGGCAATCATCTTGTTCGCTTC
Proteins encoded in this window:
- a CDS encoding putative proteasome beta 2 subunit (previous protein_id=AAZ14607.1) → MPGFNFENVQRNLNLENEGYSAPRTLKTGTTIVGVVYKDGVVLGADTRATEGSIVADKCCRKIHYMAPNIMCCGAGTSADTEAVTNMVSSHLALHRLETGKQSRVLEALTLLKRHLYRYQGHVSAALVLGGVDVEGPFLATIAPHGSTDRLPFVTMGSGSIAAMAQLEAAYKDNMTCEEAKELVTSAIHKGIFNDPYSGTQVDVCVITKGKTELTIGYHTPNKRMHPRQEVMLPPGTTPVLKEEIRHLVDIVDV